The nucleotide sequence CGCGAACGCAACGCGCACCCGACGCCTGCGAGAAGCGTCGCCGTGTTGCCGTGCGCCAATCTCAGTAGCAACAAGGACGACGAGTACTTCTCCGATGGTATGACCGATGAGCTTATCACGGCTTTGGGCAAGATCAGGGAGCTCCGTGTGCCGGCTCGTACGTCCGCCTTCGTCTTCAAGGGCAGGAACGTGCCTGCGCGACAAATCGGGCAGGAGCTGCACGTGAGCTCGCTCGTCGAGTGCACCGTTATGCGCGGAGGCGGCCGACTCCGTATTACGGCGCGGCTCATCGATGCGGCCGATGGCTACCAACTCTGGTCGCAGGAGTACGAGCGCGACGTCGGCGATGTGTTGGCCGTCCAGGACGAGATCTCGCGCGCGGTCGCGCGCGCGTTACAAGTAACGTTGGCGGCGGGGAACGATACCCTCCCAGTACGTCGCCTAACGACGAGCCAGGAAGTGCGAGACCTCTATCTGCAGGGCCGCTCCTTTTTCGGTCTGCGAACCGACGAGAAGAGCCTGCGAAATAGCGTCGAGTATTTCAAACGTGCAGTTCAGCTGGACTCGCTATATGCGCCGGCCTATTCCGGCCTGAGTGATGCCCAAAGCCTCCTTTCGATCTGGGGCTTCGATCCGCCAAGCGAGGGATTTGCTCGCGCGAAGGAGGCGGCGCTTCGCGCCCTCGCGCTCAACGACGCTCTCGCCGAGGCGCATACATCACTCGGGATCGTGAGTATGTTCTTCGACCTCGATGGGGAAAAAGCTCGCCGTGAGCTGAGGCGCGCGATGGAGCTCGATCCACGCTATCCGTCTACGCATCTGTTTTATGCCTGGTATCTCACGAGTCACGGCTCAGGCGATTCCGCCGTGGCGGAAGCTCGGGTCGCGCGCGACCTGGACCCTCTCTCGATCATCGTCAACATCCGCGTCGGAACGATGCTCTTATTCGCCGGGCACTATCCGGAAGCGCTCACCGAGCTACGCACGACACTCGAGCTGGATTCCACAAATGCGATGACGCACGCGGAGCTGGCGCGCGTTTTGGTGTTGTTGAATCACTGTTCTGACGCCCTTACGGAGATCCGGTATCTGCCGGCGTCCTTCCAGAATGTCGAGCGCGGAGTTGCCGGATATGTCGATGCGATGTGTGGTCGTCGGGCCGAGGCGGTAGCCATGCTGAAGAACCTCGAGGATCAGTCGAAAGAAAGGTTCGTCTTCGCGTCGCGGATCGCCCTGCTGCATGTAGCGCTGGGCAAGGGCGAGTACGACTACGCCTTCGACTGGCTCGAGCGAGCAATTACTCAACGCGACCCGACGAGCCAGTTGCTCGAGGCGGATCCGCTATATAGTCCTCTTCGCAACGATCCGCGATTCCACCGGCTGCTCGTTGAGGCTGGCCTGGAGCATCGCCGCTGATCCCGCCGCGGCGCGGTCCGCGCGATCTTCAAGACTGGGCGTACTGAGACTGAGGTGCACCGGACCCACAGGGTCTGCGATGGCAAGTTCGTTCAGAACTCGTCTCACGCTCCCAGCGGCTCGGGGCCGAGTACCCGAGTGATTGACTCGACGAGCCGGTTCCAGCGGTCTGCCTCGACTGCCAGTTGACGGCGCCCGCTCGGCGTGATGGCGTAGTACCTCGCGCGGCGATTGTTCGACGAGGTGCCCCACGCGCCCTTGATCCACCGCTGATCCTCGAGTCGCTGCAACGCCGGATAGAGCGAGCCGTGGTCCACGATGAGGGTGTCGGCTGATCGAAGTTGAATCTCGCGGGCGATGCCTTGGCCGTGTTCGTCACCGAGCATCAAGATGCGCAGGATGAGGAGGTCGAGCGTGCCTTGCAGGAGCGGGTCGCGTTCTTTCGCGCTTCGACTGGGCATGAGTGTCCGCTTGCTCGTGCAACGCGTTAGGCGCCACCGCGCAGCACCGCGGCGGGATCCGTGGAGGCGGCTTGCCGGCCCGAGACCAAAGCCGCGATGACGGCGAGAGCGACGAGAGCTGCGGGAACGACGAGAAGCGCGATTGGATCGAACGTGCTCGCGGTCGCGGATGCCGTTCCAAGCGCCGCATTGGCGACTCGAATGCCGCCAATCCCGAGGACGATGCCGACGGCGACGCCGCGCGCGATCCAGACGATCGCATCGCCGACCGACGCCGCGAGCACGTGTCGGGTATTCGCGCCGAGCGCCATGCGAATGGCGATCTCCCGCTCGCGCTGCCGCACGCTGAAGGACACCAAGCCGTACACGCCGACCCACGCGAGCACGAGACCGATCGCGCCGATGAGCGCGAGGATTGCTCCACTCACC is from Gemmatimonadaceae bacterium and encodes:
- a CDS encoding PadR family transcriptional regulator, which codes for MPSRSAKERDPLLQGTLDLLILRILMLGDEHGQGIAREIQLRSADTLIVDHGSLYPALQRLEDQRWIKGAWGTSSNNRRARYYAITPSGRRQLAVEADRWNRLVESITRVLGPEPLGA
- a CDS encoding BTAD domain-containing putative transcriptional regulator gives rise to the protein MLRLRTLGGLALLDETGAAVATQRRRVALLALLAVAGKHGLTRDKLVGYLWPESSAEHARHALEQLLYALRRQASDKLFLGSDPICLNPEIVESDLGLFEALLARGAPADAVAQYGGPFLDGFSLRAAEDFERWTESQRARLATDYRRALEKLARAEAEQGNYQREIEWRRRIVMLDPLGTQGALDLMRAFAAAGDRGGALQHARVYEALVRAELSSAPDSAITELAQQLQGGGRPTADRADAVSILQPKLPDPPSVVASIRTNATPSSIALTRKMLAACGLALVLAGATAAVLARERNAHPTPARSVAVLPCANLSSNKDDEYFSDGMTDELITALGKIRELRVPARTSAFVFKGRNVPARQIGQELHVSSLVECTVMRGGGRLRITARLIDAADGYQLWSQEYERDVGDVLAVQDEISRAVARALQVTLAAGNDTLPVRRLTTSQEVRDLYLQGRSFFGLRTDEKSLRNSVEYFKRAVQLDSLYAPAYSGLSDAQSLLSIWGFDPPSEGFARAKEAALRALALNDALAEAHTSLGIVSMFFDLDGEKARRELRRAMELDPRYPSTHLFYAWYLTSHGSGDSAVAEARVARDLDPLSIIVNIRVGTMLLFAGHYPEALTELRTTLELDSTNAMTHAELARVLVLLNHCSDALTEIRYLPASFQNVERGVAGYVDAMCGRRAEAVAMLKNLEDQSKERFVFASRIALLHVALGKGEYDYAFDWLERAITQRDPTSQLLEADPLYSPLRNDPRFHRLLVEAGLEHRR